A genomic window from Thermococcus nautili includes:
- the glmM gene encoding phosphoglucosamine mutase, giving the protein MGKYFGTSGIRGLFNECVTPELALKVGKAVGTYLGGGRVVVGMDTRTSSETLKSALISGLLSTGVEVIDIGLSPTPLTGFAIKLYEADAGVTITASHNPPEYNGIKVWQSNGMAYTPDMEAELEGILESGNFRKVPWNEIGTLRRADPRKEYIRKALEMVKLNDSYTVVVDSGNGAGSILSPYLQRELGNRVISLNSHPSGFFVRELEPNAKSLSGLAKTVRVMKADVGIAHDGDADRIGVVDDEGNFVEYEVMLSLIAGYMLRKFGKGKIVTTVDAGFALDDYVRPLGGEVIRTRVGDVAVADELAKHGGIFGGEPSGTWIIPQWNLTPDGIFAGALVLEMIDRLGPISELAREVPRYVTLRAKIPCPNEKKAKAMEIIAKEALKSFDYERLIDIDGIRIENSDWWVLFRPSGTEPIMRITLEAHTEEKAKELMGKAEKLVRSAVERA; this is encoded by the coding sequence ATGGGGAAGTACTTCGGCACGAGCGGAATCAGAGGGCTGTTCAACGAGTGCGTTACCCCCGAGCTGGCGTTGAAGGTTGGAAAGGCTGTCGGGACTTATCTCGGGGGAGGAAGGGTCGTCGTTGGAATGGACACGAGAACGAGCAGTGAGACCCTCAAGTCGGCCCTAATCAGCGGGCTTCTCAGCACGGGCGTCGAGGTGATAGACATAGGTCTGTCCCCAACGCCGCTCACGGGCTTTGCGATAAAGCTTTACGAAGCCGATGCGGGTGTTACGATAACCGCCTCCCACAATCCTCCGGAATACAACGGGATAAAGGTGTGGCAGTCCAACGGGATGGCCTACACCCCCGACATGGAGGCCGAACTTGAGGGAATCCTCGAATCCGGGAACTTTAGAAAGGTCCCCTGGAACGAGATTGGGACGCTCAGAAGGGCCGACCCCAGAAAGGAGTACATAAGAAAGGCCCTCGAGATGGTGAAGCTCAACGATTCCTATACGGTTGTCGTCGATTCCGGCAACGGCGCCGGCTCAATCCTCAGCCCATACCTCCAGCGCGAGCTGGGCAACAGGGTTATTTCGCTCAACTCTCACCCGAGCGGTTTCTTCGTGAGGGAGCTCGAGCCGAACGCGAAGAGCCTTTCAGGACTGGCGAAAACCGTTAGGGTCATGAAAGCGGACGTTGGGATAGCGCACGACGGCGACGCCGACAGAATCGGCGTGGTGGACGACGAGGGAAACTTCGTCGAGTACGAGGTCATGCTCTCGCTCATAGCCGGCTACATGCTCAGGAAGTTCGGGAAGGGAAAGATAGTTACCACCGTCGATGCCGGCTTCGCTCTGGACGACTACGTCAGGCCCTTGGGCGGGGAAGTTATAAGAACGCGCGTTGGAGATGTGGCGGTTGCCGATGAACTGGCCAAACACGGTGGAATCTTTGGTGGCGAGCCGAGCGGGACGTGGATAATCCCCCAGTGGAACCTGACGCCGGACGGGATATTCGCGGGGGCACTCGTCCTCGAGATGATAGACAGGCTCGGGCCGATAAGCGAGCTCGCCAGAGAAGTCCCGCGCTACGTAACTTTAAGGGCGAAGATACCCTGCCCCAACGAGAAGAAAGCTAAGGCGATGGAAATCATAGCGAAGGAGGCTTTGAAGAGCTTCGACTACGAGAGGCTCATAGACATCGACGGCATAAGGATTGAGAACTCTGACTGGTGGGTTCTGTTCAGGCCGAGCGGAACCGAGCCGATAATGCGCATAACCCTTGAGGCGCACACCGAGGAGAAGGCGAAGGAGCTGATGGGAAAGGCTGAGAAGCTCGTCAGGAGCGCGGTGGAGCGGGCTTGA
- a CDS encoding EamA family transporter has product MKTYIIYAFLSAFFASLVPIFGKIGLRDVNPTLATAVRAVIMAVFLVGVALVSGVTREPLGGKALLFIALSGIAGALSWLFYFMAVKAGRVPAVVAIDKTSVALAIFLSWLILGSRMDVKTAVRAPHSPRRDSGGPLGLQGLSEPFNALLNVVLVEL; this is encoded by the coding sequence ATGAAAACCTACATCATCTACGCCTTCCTCTCTGCCTTCTTCGCTTCCCTCGTTCCAATCTTTGGAAAAATCGGCCTCAGGGACGTTAACCCAACGCTCGCGACCGCCGTGAGGGCCGTCATAATGGCGGTCTTCCTCGTCGGCGTCGCCCTCGTGAGCGGTGTAACTCGGGAACCGCTGGGTGGAAAGGCGTTGCTTTTCATAGCGCTCTCAGGAATAGCGGGCGCGCTCTCGTGGCTCTTCTACTTCATGGCCGTTAAAGCCGGCCGTGTTCCCGCTGTAGTTGCGATAGACAAGACGAGCGTCGCGCTGGCAATCTTCCTCTCGTGGCTCATCCTCGGAAGCAGGATGGACGTGAAAACAGCGGTGCGCGCTCCTCATAGTCCTCGGCGCGATTCTGGTGGCCCTTTAGGGCTTCAGGGTCTTTCTGAGCCTTTTAACGCTCTCCTCAACGTCGTCCTTGTCGAACTCTAA
- a CDS encoding DUF523 domain-containing protein, with protein MNLLIVAPCLLSPFYVYRGPKEKEYRTARELRKLIGELGEEWQVLAYPCPEFELIGWPRPPMGRESFERLGMRERVQVIADFIGRVLTEEKPERVVFIGVKGSPTCGVFHTTSNDPDSFDYGLIPAFFYMDKEKRLEESRKIIERFSFEVKEGPGLLFEELMERFPEAEFLEFDKDDVEESVKRLRKTLKP; from the coding sequence ATGAACCTCCTAATCGTAGCCCCCTGCCTGTTGAGTCCGTTTTACGTCTACCGCGGGCCGAAGGAGAAGGAATACAGGACGGCAAGAGAGCTGAGGAAGCTGATTGGCGAACTCGGCGAGGAATGGCAGGTTCTTGCCTACCCCTGCCCCGAGTTCGAGCTAATCGGCTGGCCGAGGCCCCCGATGGGAAGGGAGAGCTTTGAGAGACTCGGCATGCGCGAGAGGGTTCAGGTCATAGCGGACTTCATAGGGAGGGTTCTGACTGAAGAGAAGCCGGAGCGGGTGGTCTTCATCGGCGTTAAAGGCTCCCCAACCTGCGGTGTCTTCCACACAACCTCGAACGACCCTGATTCCTTTGACTACGGTCTGATTCCTGCGTTCTTCTACATGGACAAGGAGAAGAGGCTTGAGGAGAGCAGGAAAATCATCGAGCGCTTTTCCTTCGAGGTTAAAGAAGGGCCGGGACTCCTCTTTGAGGAGCTCATGGAGCGCTTCCCGGAGGCGGAGTTTTTAGAGTTCGACAAGGACGACGTTGAGGAGAGCGTTAAAAGGCTCAGAAAGACCCTGAAGCCCTAA
- a CDS encoding PIN domain-containing protein — MSRSEIGEKYQLLPNDALIVATCAEHEIERILTFDSDFEKVPLIKVIG; from the coding sequence ATGAGTCGCTCTGAGATTGGGGAGAAGTATCAACTGCTTCCCAACGATGCCCTCATCGTTGCAACCTGCGCGGAACACGAAATTGAGCGCATTCTAACCTTTGACTCGGATTTCGAGAAAGTTCCTCTGATAAAAGTTATCGGGTGA
- a CDS encoding antitoxin family protein, translating to MEVVEAVYENGVLKPLKKLNLPEHARVRIVITPDVDEILDSMLIRKVEKIDYKRLKEAYYESL from the coding sequence ATGGAGGTTGTGGAGGCGGTTTACGAGAACGGCGTGCTGAAGCCCCTGAAGAAGCTCAACCTGCCGGAGCACGCGAGGGTGAGGATAGTGATAACCCCAGACGTTGATGAGATACTCGACTCCATGCTCATCAGAAAGGTCGAAAAAATCGACTACAAGCGCCTTAAGGAGGCATACTATGAGTCGCTCTGA
- a CDS encoding AAA family ATPase yields the protein MIIGVVGKIAAGKTTIAKFFEKKGFCRVSCSEPLIDLLTHNVSDYSWIPELPEKAEPTREKLIEFGKYLKDKYGGDILIRLAVDKKRNCENIVIDGVRSREEIEAIKRLGGKVIYVEARPEIRFERLMRRKASKDRGIKTFEDFKEMDDAEERLYHTSKLKDLADYVIVNEGTLEELKEKVERIIEELSKA from the coding sequence ATGATAATCGGGGTCGTTGGAAAGATTGCCGCTGGAAAAACGACAATCGCTAAATTCTTCGAGAAGAAGGGCTTCTGCAGGGTTTCCTGCAGTGAGCCGCTGATTGACCTGCTTACCCACAACGTTTCCGACTACTCGTGGATTCCGGAACTGCCAGAGAAGGCAGAGCCGACGCGCGAGAAGCTCATAGAGTTCGGAAAGTACCTGAAGGACAAATACGGCGGGGATATATTAATTCGTCTCGCCGTTGACAAGAAGAGGAACTGCGAAAATATCGTCATAGACGGCGTCCGCTCGCGTGAGGAAATCGAGGCGATAAAGAGGCTCGGCGGGAAGGTCATCTACGTCGAGGCAAGGCCGGAGATAAGGTTCGAGCGCCTGATGAGAAGGAAGGCCAGTAAGGACAGGGGAATCAAGACATTTGAAGACTTCAAGGAGATGGACGACGCCGAGGAAAGGCTCTACCACACGAGCAAACTCAAGGACCTGGCTGACTACGTTATAGTCAACGAGGGAACCTTGGAGGAGCTGAAGGAGAAGGTGGAGCGGATTATCGAGGAGCTGAGCAAGGCTTAA
- a CDS encoding ECF transporter S component → MKIGPKEIAISGVMLGLALLLDVAPIDFPTVWGMKIDVVAVPIVIVYFILSFWGSLFALGLLFIGLSVVSSASWLGAMMKVTATFAVILGLEFARRAVGLDFRNPRRLLFFGAVAYIVGVAIRVPLMLLLNYYVALPIWLGLPREQVVRAVENWTHVPFWVAIGLPNAVQSAIDVFLSLTVAVPVLKRLPHLGTVDVSTGDIEENAF, encoded by the coding sequence ATGAAAATTGGGCCCAAGGAGATAGCGATTTCAGGTGTGATGCTCGGCCTCGCGCTCCTCCTTGACGTCGCTCCAATAGACTTTCCGACGGTCTGGGGCATGAAGATTGACGTCGTAGCTGTGCCCATAGTAATCGTTTACTTCATCCTGAGCTTCTGGGGAAGCCTCTTCGCCCTCGGCCTGCTCTTCATAGGCCTCAGCGTGGTTTCATCTGCGAGCTGGCTTGGGGCGATGATGAAGGTAACGGCAACCTTCGCCGTCATACTCGGCCTTGAGTTCGCGAGGAGAGCGGTCGGTCTGGACTTCAGGAACCCGCGCAGGTTGCTCTTCTTCGGTGCCGTCGCATACATCGTCGGCGTTGCCATAAGGGTTCCGCTTATGCTCCTGTTGAACTACTACGTGGCCCTTCCGATATGGCTTGGCCTTCCAAGGGAGCAGGTTGTTCGGGCCGTCGAGAACTGGACTCATGTTCCCTTCTGGGTGGCTATAGGCCTTCCGAACGCGGTTCAGAGTGCCATAGACGTCTTCCTGAGCCTCACGGTTGCGGTTCCGGTTCTCAAAAGACTCCCCCACCTTGGCACGGTGGACGTTTCAACCGGTGACATCGAGGAGAACGCCTTTTGA
- the pyrI gene encoding aspartate carbamoyltransferase regulatory subunit: MPELKVEVIPEGTVIDHIPAGKWLKVIEILGLTKPNGGTLLIASNVPSKKLGRKDIVKVEGRYLSEEEVNKIALIAPDATVNIVRDYKIVEKFKVSIPDEIVGILTCPNPNCVSNHEYVRPRFKVESRDPLKLRCHYCERTIEGDEILGNL; the protein is encoded by the coding sequence ATGCCCGAGCTGAAGGTTGAGGTAATCCCCGAGGGAACGGTAATAGACCACATTCCGGCAGGAAAGTGGCTCAAGGTCATCGAAATCCTCGGCCTGACGAAACCGAACGGGGGGACCCTCCTCATAGCCTCGAACGTTCCGAGCAAAAAGCTCGGCAGGAAGGACATCGTAAAGGTCGAAGGGAGGTATTTGAGCGAGGAGGAGGTCAACAAGATTGCCCTCATCGCGCCGGACGCTACCGTCAACATCGTCCGGGATTACAAGATAGTGGAGAAGTTCAAGGTCTCGATTCCGGACGAGATAGTCGGAATCCTCACCTGCCCCAATCCAAACTGCGTCAGCAACCACGAGTACGTGAGGCCACGCTTCAAGGTCGAGAGCAGGGACCCACTAAAGCTCCGCTGCCACTACTGCGAGAGAACGATTGAGGGAGATGAAATCCTGGGGAACCTCTGA
- the pyrB gene encoding aspartate carbamoyltransferase — protein MDWKGRDVVSIRDFSKSDIEFVLKVAERLEEELKEKGSLEYARGKILATLFFEPSTRTRLSFESAMHRLGGSVIGFSSASSTSVKKGESLADTIRTVEQYSDVIVIRHPLEGAARLAAEVAEVPVINAGDGSNQHPTQTLLDLYTIKRAFGRIDGLKIGLLGDLKYGRTVHSLAEALAFYDVELYLISPELLRMPKHIVEELKERGVEVHETTDLEGAIPELDVLYVTRIQRERFPDEEEYLKVKGSYQVNCKLLKNAKETLKVMHPLPRVDEIHPEVDKSEHALYFRQVFSGVPVRMALLGLTLGVL, from the coding sequence ATGGACTGGAAAGGAAGGGACGTTGTAAGCATTAGGGACTTCTCGAAAAGCGATATCGAGTTTGTTTTGAAGGTCGCAGAGAGGCTCGAGGAAGAACTCAAGGAGAAGGGCTCGCTCGAATACGCGCGCGGGAAAATTCTGGCGACGCTGTTCTTCGAGCCCTCAACGAGAACAAGGCTGAGCTTCGAGAGCGCGATGCACAGGCTCGGCGGCTCGGTGATAGGCTTCTCCTCGGCCTCAAGCACGAGCGTCAAGAAGGGTGAAAGTTTGGCCGACACGATAAGAACCGTCGAGCAGTACAGCGACGTGATTGTGATTAGGCATCCACTTGAGGGAGCCGCCCGGTTGGCGGCTGAGGTGGCGGAGGTTCCGGTCATCAACGCCGGCGACGGGAGCAACCAGCACCCGACTCAAACCCTCCTCGACCTCTACACGATAAAGCGCGCCTTCGGAAGGATTGACGGCCTCAAGATTGGCCTGCTCGGCGACCTCAAATACGGAAGAACCGTCCACAGCCTCGCGGAGGCCTTAGCGTTCTACGACGTCGAGCTGTACCTGATATCGCCGGAGCTCTTGAGGATGCCGAAGCACATCGTCGAGGAGCTGAAGGAGAGGGGCGTTGAGGTTCACGAGACGACCGACCTCGAGGGCGCGATTCCAGAGCTTGATGTGCTCTACGTCACGAGAATCCAGCGCGAGCGCTTCCCTGACGAGGAGGAGTACCTGAAGGTCAAGGGCAGCTACCAGGTGAACTGCAAGCTTTTGAAGAACGCCAAGGAAACGCTGAAGGTCATGCACCCGCTCCCGAGGGTGGACGAGATTCACCCAGAGGTTGACAAGAGCGAGCACGCGCTCTACTTCCGTCAGGTCTTCTCCGGCGTGCCGGTTAGAATGGCGCTTTTGGGCCTAACGCTGGGGGTGCTCTAA
- a CDS encoding thiamine-phosphate synthase family protein, with protein MKTPSVYIAEELMPYLRARIAGILYREGFRQSRIASYLGITQAMVSKYLGGTYKRPPEEVAVLLDAIAEEIAGLILTGATKDEIIVFTSRRLFELFSSGKLCRYYAKYAGVSEDTCRSLFASTHSSAVEEMRLALRELLSLPGLPKLIPEVRSNLAYAPPGAKSPADVIAIPGRITLVKGRPYALPPEPGASKFTASLILSVSERAPEVRSVMNVRLDREIAEAVEKLGLKYSEIRTGGLSDEDAIERMAGLFENDSPDFVLDWGGEGVEPLTYVFGRNPLDVVGKVKALLEVMK; from the coding sequence ATGAAGACGCCGAGCGTTTACATTGCCGAGGAGCTTATGCCGTATCTGCGCGCGAGGATAGCGGGAATCCTGTACCGTGAGGGGTTCAGGCAGTCGCGTATAGCGAGCTACCTTGGCATAACTCAGGCGATGGTGAGCAAGTATCTTGGGGGCACCTACAAGCGCCCTCCCGAGGAAGTTGCCGTGCTCTTAGATGCGATAGCCGAGGAGATTGCCGGGCTAATTCTAACGGGTGCTACGAAGGATGAGATTATAGTCTTCACCTCAAGGAGGCTCTTTGAGCTTTTCTCTTCCGGTAAACTCTGCAGATACTATGCCAAGTACGCCGGGGTGAGCGAAGATACCTGCAGGTCTCTCTTTGCTTCCACCCACTCTTCGGCAGTTGAAGAGATGAGGCTGGCCCTCCGCGAGCTCCTCTCGTTGCCTGGGCTTCCAAAGCTCATCCCCGAGGTCAGGAGTAACCTGGCCTACGCGCCCCCGGGAGCGAAGAGTCCAGCCGATGTAATCGCGATTCCCGGGAGGATAACCCTCGTCAAGGGCAGGCCCTACGCCCTTCCGCCGGAGCCCGGCGCGAGTAAGTTCACGGCTTCGCTAATCCTCTCCGTTTCCGAGAGGGCTCCGGAAGTGCGGAGCGTCATGAACGTCCGCCTCGACCGCGAGATTGCCGAGGCAGTTGAGAAATTGGGTCTCAAATACTCCGAGATAAGGACCGGCGGCCTGAGTGACGAAGATGCCATAGAAAGGATGGCGGGCCTGTTTGAGAACGATTCCCCTGACTTCGTCCTCGACTGGGGCGGGGAGGGCGTTGAACCACTCACCTACGTCTTCGGCAGGAATCCTCTAGACGTCGTCGGGAAGGTTAAGGCGCTGTTGGAGGTGATGAAATGA
- a CDS encoding secondary thiamine-phosphate synthase enzyme YjbQ, translated as MIYTKELRFSTRGEIDLVDITAEVERVVEESGIQNGHVLVFVPGATGAIVTIEHESGLLEDFKRALMELLPKGAGYLHDRIDDNAHSHLRATLLGASECFPVVNGRLVRGTWQQIFFVELDVRPRHRRVIVQVVGE; from the coding sequence ATGATTTACACAAAGGAGCTCCGGTTTTCAACGAGGGGCGAGATTGACCTCGTGGACATAACGGCCGAGGTTGAGAGGGTCGTCGAAGAGTCCGGAATCCAGAACGGGCACGTTCTGGTCTTCGTTCCTGGGGCAACGGGTGCGATAGTCACGATAGAGCACGAGTCGGGCCTCTTAGAAGACTTTAAGAGGGCGTTGATGGAGCTGCTACCAAAAGGTGCCGGCTACCTCCACGACAGGATAGACGACAACGCCCACAGCCACCTGCGCGCGACCCTTCTCGGTGCGAGCGAGTGCTTTCCGGTCGTAAACGGCCGGCTCGTTCGCGGAACGTGGCAGCAGATTTTCTTCGTCGAGCTGGACGTCAGGCCGAGGCACAGGCGCGTTATCGTGCAGGTCGTTGGTGAGTGA
- a CDS encoding ATP-binding protein, with protein sequence MRLGDLVYMNPWWEGKEDYHVKRWREQKIHWWPKWTDELSLEPFSLNFVLGPRQVGKTTGIKLLIKELLKENPPESILYVNVEILPDHRELASLLREFEGMKKREGIKTGYIFLDEVTSLDGWWRGLKPLIDAGMLENDVVTVTGSSSLRVKRDIEMFPGRRGEGKTLEVMPLSFAEYAEVMGLKRPELHREKTLGLFEEYLKTGGFPGSINGLPMEDLLGAYIGEFVRFGKSLEIARETFYALIQSAPSATSFRALAGMTSGYSYKVVQDYIEFFRELYIIGIAYLREGNRVLYKREKKFFFRDPLLARLFSAWSGAELREDALYEWLVQEHLHRKFGEVYYYRNSYEVDAIAGNLKVEVKAGKAHRRYPRNVIVLEREDVPFFLLELWEG encoded by the coding sequence ATGAGATTGGGGGACTTAGTTTACATGAACCCTTGGTGGGAGGGAAAAGAGGACTACCATGTTAAACGCTGGAGAGAGCAGAAAATCCACTGGTGGCCTAAATGGACCGATGAGCTATCGCTCGAACCGTTCTCGCTCAACTTCGTCCTCGGCCCGAGGCAGGTGGGAAAGACGACGGGGATAAAGCTTCTTATCAAGGAACTCCTGAAGGAAAACCCGCCGGAGTCGATTCTCTACGTTAACGTGGAGATTCTCCCAGACCACAGGGAACTAGCGTCTCTCCTTAGGGAGTTCGAAGGGATGAAAAAGCGGGAAGGAATCAAAACGGGATACATCTTCCTCGATGAGGTAACGTCGCTCGACGGCTGGTGGAGGGGCCTCAAACCGCTCATCGATGCTGGCATGTTGGAGAACGACGTGGTCACGGTTACTGGCTCAAGCTCCCTAAGGGTGAAGAGAGACATCGAGATGTTTCCGGGCAGGAGAGGAGAGGGAAAGACGCTCGAAGTCATGCCTCTTTCATTTGCGGAATACGCTGAGGTCATGGGCCTGAAGAGGCCAGAACTTCACAGAGAAAAAACACTGGGACTGTTCGAGGAGTACCTGAAAACCGGCGGATTCCCCGGTTCAATAAACGGTCTACCGATGGAAGACCTGCTCGGAGCATACATAGGTGAATTCGTCCGCTTTGGGAAGAGCCTCGAGATAGCGAGGGAAACGTTCTATGCTCTGATTCAGAGCGCGCCCTCGGCTACGAGCTTTCGGGCTTTAGCGGGAATGACTTCCGGCTACTCCTACAAGGTCGTGCAGGACTACATCGAGTTCTTCCGGGAGCTGTACATCATCGGAATCGCATACCTGAGGGAGGGAAACAGGGTCCTGTACAAGAGGGAGAAGAAGTTCTTCTTCCGCGACCCTCTACTTGCGAGGCTCTTCTCTGCCTGGAGCGGGGCTGAGCTGAGGGAAGATGCCCTCTATGAGTGGCTCGTTCAGGAGCACCTGCACAGGAAGTTCGGGGAGGTTTACTACTACCGGAACTCCTACGAGGTTGACGCGATAGCTGGGAACCTGAAGGTGGAGGTGAAAGCCGGAAAAGCCCACAGGAGATATCCACGGAACGTAATCGTGCTCGAAAGGGAGGACGTGCCCTTCTTCCTGCTGGAGCTGTGGGAAGGCTGA
- a CDS encoding cyclic 2,3-diphosphoglycerate synthase, which translates to MAEKKKKRVLILGAAGRDFHNFNVFFRDNPDYEVVAFTATQIPDIEGRLYPPELAGELYPNGIPIWSEDDMEKIIKEHNIDIVVFAYSDVSHEHVMHLASRAHSAGADFWLLGPKSTMLKSSKPVVAVTAVRTGCGKSQTSRKVAQLLQEMGYKVVAIRHPMPYGDLRKQVVQRFATFEDLDKYECTIEEREEYEPYIERGMVVYAGVDYEKILREAEKEADIILWDGGNNDFPFYEPDLWIVVTDPHRPGHELKYHPGETNFRAADVIIINKIDTANRDDIQKVRESIEKINPNATVIEAASPIFVDNPELIKGKRVLVVEDGPTLTHGGMKYGAGYVAAKKFGAKEIIDPRPYAVGSIVETYKKYPHLDLILPAMGYGKKQIKELEETINRADADVVILGTPVDLRRFMNLNKPAVRVRYELEEIGQPKLKDILENWVKNCEKLKKE; encoded by the coding sequence ATGGCCGAGAAGAAAAAGAAGAGGGTTCTGATTCTCGGAGCGGCCGGAAGGGACTTCCACAACTTCAACGTGTTCTTCAGGGACAACCCTGACTACGAGGTCGTCGCCTTCACCGCCACTCAGATTCCGGACATCGAGGGCAGGCTCTACCCGCCCGAGCTCGCCGGGGAGCTCTACCCGAACGGCATTCCGATATGGAGTGAGGACGACATGGAGAAGATAATCAAGGAGCACAACATTGATATCGTCGTCTTCGCCTACTCCGACGTCTCCCACGAGCACGTCATGCACCTCGCCAGCAGGGCACACTCAGCGGGCGCCGACTTCTGGCTCCTCGGCCCGAAGAGCACCATGCTCAAGTCCAGCAAGCCGGTTGTAGCCGTTACCGCCGTCAGAACCGGCTGTGGAAAGAGCCAGACCTCAAGAAAGGTCGCCCAGCTCCTCCAGGAGATGGGCTACAAGGTCGTTGCCATAAGGCACCCGATGCCCTACGGCGACCTCAGGAAGCAGGTCGTCCAGCGCTTCGCCACCTTCGAGGACCTCGACAAGTACGAGTGCACCATCGAGGAGCGCGAGGAGTACGAGCCCTACATCGAGCGCGGCATGGTGGTTTACGCGGGCGTTGACTACGAGAAGATTCTCCGCGAGGCCGAGAAGGAGGCCGACATAATCCTCTGGGACGGCGGAAACAACGACTTCCCGTTCTACGAGCCCGACCTCTGGATAGTCGTCACCGACCCGCACAGGCCCGGCCACGAGCTCAAGTACCACCCAGGTGAGACCAACTTCAGGGCCGCTGACGTCATAATCATCAACAAGATTGACACCGCCAACAGGGACGACATCCAGAAGGTTCGCGAGAGCATTGAGAAGATCAACCCGAACGCCACCGTCATCGAGGCTGCCTCGCCGATATTCGTCGATAACCCCGAGCTCATCAAGGGCAAGCGCGTTCTCGTCGTCGAGGACGGTCCGACCCTCACCCACGGCGGCATGAAGTACGGAGCCGGCTACGTCGCCGCCAAGAAGTTTGGAGCGAAGGAAATCATTGACCCGAGGCCCTACGCCGTCGGCTCAATCGTCGAGACCTACAAGAAGTACCCGCACCTCGACCTCATTCTGCCGGCCATGGGCTACGGCAAGAAGCAGATTAAGGAACTTGAGGAGACCATCAACAGGGCCGATGCCGACGTCGTCATACTCGGAACCCCGGTTGACCTGCGCAGGTTCATGAACCTCAACAAGCCAGCTGTAAGGGTCCGCTACGAGCTCGAGGAAATCGGCCAGCCCAAGCTCAAGGACATCCTCGAGAACTGGGTCAAGAACTGCGAGAAGCTCAAGAAGGAGTGA
- a CDS encoding alanyl-tRNA editing protein codes for MVSGDVEVRTHTALHVLKGAVVKVLGEKAKWTASTYVNGNRGVLAVKFDRKPTPEEVEEIERLANEKVKENVPVEVYELPREEAEKRFGEDMYDLFPVPEEVKTLKVVVIEGWNVNACNKEHTRTTGEIGEIKIRKARFRRSRGLLEISFEVL; via the coding sequence ATGGTGAGTGGAGACGTTGAAGTTCGAACTCACACGGCCCTGCACGTCCTCAAGGGGGCCGTTGTGAAGGTTCTTGGCGAAAAGGCCAAGTGGACGGCCTCGACCTACGTCAACGGCAACCGTGGGGTTTTAGCGGTTAAGTTCGACCGGAAGCCGACGCCCGAGGAGGTAGAGGAAATAGAGCGCCTCGCCAATGAGAAAGTTAAGGAGAACGTTCCAGTTGAGGTTTACGAGCTTCCGCGTGAGGAAGCGGAGAAGCGCTTCGGCGAGGATATGTACGACCTGTTTCCCGTTCCCGAGGAGGTTAAAACACTTAAAGTGGTCGTCATCGAGGGCTGGAACGTCAACGCGTGCAATAAGGAGCACACGAGGACGACGGGCGAAATAGGGGAGATAAAAATCAGAAAGGCCCGCTTTAGGAGGAGCAGGGGGCTTTTGGAGATTAGCTTTGAGGTGCTTTAA
- a CDS encoding type II toxin-antitoxin system VapC family toxin yields the protein MAKPLRPELFYMDTSAMIALLVRDDPEHERALGFFKDAVREGSVFVIGRPTLMEFLNGVAKHVGKDVAEEQYRLYTASRFIFIEKETEADWERAWELFFKYRDQQGIDLFDSLAFAIMERLGIRKAFTFDSDFAVHGFVMVP from the coding sequence ATGGCGAAGCCACTGAGGCCAGAGCTCTTCTACATGGACACGAGCGCCATGATAGCTCTCCTCGTCAGGGACGACCCTGAGCACGAGCGGGCCTTGGGCTTCTTTAAGGACGCCGTTAGGGAGGGGTCTGTTTTCGTAATCGGCAGGCCCACGCTGATGGAGTTCCTAAACGGCGTTGCAAAGCACGTTGGAAAGGACGTTGCCGAGGAGCAGTACCGCCTCTACACCGCGAGCAGGTTCATCTTCATCGAGAAGGAAACCGAAGCGGACTGGGAAAGGGCCTGGGAGCTTTTCTTCAAGTACCGCGACCAGCAGGGAATAGACTTATTCGACAGCCTGGCCTTTGCGATAATGGAGAGGCTTGGAATCAGGAAGGCGTTCACCTTCGACAGCGACTTTGCGGTTCACGGCTTCGTTATGGTTCCATAG